In Archangium lipolyticum, the DNA window CTCCAGGCGCACCCCCGCCATCCCCAGCGGCTCCTTGATGCCGCCCTGGTCGTCGATGATGAACTCCTGCGGCAGGACGTGAATCACCTCGCGGTCCAGCGGAATCGCCACCGCCTTCGCCGCGTCGATGACGCGCGCGATGTCCGCCTCGCGGACCTCCTTGTCCTTCACCGCGACGATGCCCTGCGAGTTGAAGCCCTTGATGTGTCCACCGGCGATGCCCGTGTACACGTGGGAGATCTCCGCCCCGGCCATCAGCTCGGCCTCCTCCACCGCCCGGCGGATGGAGGACACCGTCGCCTCGATGTTGACCACCACGCCCTTGCGCAGGCCCTTCGAGGGATGCGTCCCGATGCCGATGATGTCGATCCCATTGTCGGTCAGCTCCCCGACGATGGCGCAGATCTTCGTCGTGCCGATGTCGAGGCCGACGATGATCTCCCCGGACTTCTGCTTCGCCATGACAACCCTCCCAGGCCCCCCACTCTCGTGAAAGGGGCGCGTACCTTACTGCGCCGAGGCCCCGCTCCTCTCGGACACGGGGCTCGAAAGCTTCACCGCCACCCAGCCGGGCCGCGCCCGGTTGTCCAGGTGGATGACCTGCGCCGACAGCCCGCGAGCACGCAGCTCCCCGCGCACCCGCGCCAGCCGCTCCAGCTTGGCGTCCGTCTCCCCCTCCCCCATCCGCACCTCCAACCCGTCCGCCGTCACCAGCACCATCCCCTCGGGCGACACCCGCACCTCGCTCAGCCGCTCGCGCTTGGGCGGCTGCGTCGCCGCGTAGGCGTCCGCCACCGCCAGCGCCCGGCGGAACTGCTCGCGCGTGCGCCCCTCGTCCCCCAGGTACCCCTCGCGGTCCACTCCCGTCACCAGCGGCAGGTCCAGCGAGTCCCCGGGCTGCAGCCGCTTGAAGGGCTCGCCCTCCTCGTTCACCAGATACAGGTCTCCCAGCACCGCCAGCGCCGCCGGCACGTGCTCGGTCACCTCCACCGACACACTCGAGGGGAAGTGGCGCCGCACCTCCACCGTGCGCACCCAGGGGTGCGTGGACATGGTGCGCTCCAGCGCCCCCACGTCCAGCGTCCACAGGTTCTGCCCCACCGTCAGCCCCGACAGCTTGAGCAGCTCGGCCGGCCTGGCCCGCTGCAGCCCGCTGAAGGTCGTCTCCTTCAACAGGAAGGTCGGCGAGGTGAGCGCCCAGCGCCGCAGCTCGATTCCGCCCCACACCAGGGCCACTGTCAGACCCGTCAGTAGGATGGCCTTGAGCAGGCCGGGTCCATGCGTGCGCACGGCCCCCTTCACCGCCTCCTTCTGCTGGGCGGCATCCTGACGACGACGGTTCTTGGACTTACCGAAAGCCATGGTGTGCGTCGGCGCATGCTGCGCGCGGTTGGATCTCCTCGCCAGTTTTTCGCTACAGACACGTGGCTGTAGCTCCCGGATCCACAAGGGACCGGGTCTCCCACTTCGGACGGTAGACGGTCCTTCTCAGGCCTTGAGACTGGCCCCTTGCAGCAGCCGCTCGCAGAGGGCGGGGAAGTCGATGCCCCGGCCCGCGGCGATCTTCGGCAGCAGGCTGGTCTCGGTCATTCCCGGCAGCGTGTTGATCTCCAGCAGGAAGACCTCGCCCGACGGCGTCAGGATGACGTCCGAGCGGGAGCCTCCACTGCACCCGAGTGCTTGATGGGCGGCAAGGCAGACCTGGTTCACGCGCTCATACTGATCCGGCGGCAGGGGGGCGGGGAAGAGGTACTTCGTCGTTCCACCAGACTTGTACTTGGCCTCGTAGTCGTAGAACTCCCGCGCGGCCACCACCTCGATGACGCCCAGGGCCTCGTCGTCCAGGACGCCGCCCTGCACCTCGCGGCCCTTGATGTACTGCTCCACCAGAATCGTACCGGCCAGCTTGGAGGCGTCCTCCACGGCGGCGAGGTACTCCTCGCGCGTCTTGCAGATGTGGACGCCCACGCTGCTGCCCTCGCGCGAGGGCTTGACGACGGCCGGGAGGCCGAAGGGCAGCGAGTCCACGGCGGCCCGGGCCTCCTCCGCGGTCTTGAAGGCGCGGTAGGGCGGCGTGGGGATGCCGTGGGCCACGAAGACCTGCTTGGCGAAGACCTTGTCCATGCCCAGCGACGAGGCCAGCACACCGCTGCCCGTGTAGGGGATGAACATGCACTCGAGCAGACCCTGGACGGAGCCGTCCTCGCCGTAGCGGCCGTGCAGGGCGATGAAGGCCACCTCCACCTTCTCCGCCGCCAGGCGCGCGGGCAGGTCCTTGCCCACGTCGATCTCCACCACGTCGTAGCCGAGCCCCCGCAGGGCCT includes these proteins:
- a CDS encoding cell division protein FtsQ/DivIB; the encoded protein is MAFGKSKNRRRQDAAQQKEAVKGAVRTHGPGLLKAILLTGLTVALVWGGIELRRWALTSPTFLLKETTFSGLQRARPAELLKLSGLTVGQNLWTLDVGALERTMSTHPWVRTVEVRRHFPSSVSVEVTEHVPAALAVLGDLYLVNEEGEPFKRLQPGDSLDLPLVTGVDREGYLGDEGRTREQFRRALAVADAYAATQPPKRERLSEVRVSPEGMVLVTADGLEVRMGEGETDAKLERLARVRGELRARGLSAQVIHLDNRARPGWVAVKLSSPVSERSGASAQ
- a CDS encoding D-alanine--D-alanine ligase; translation: MSGFTQDELKRKKVGVLLGGMSSEREVSLRTGAAVAKALRGLGYDVVEIDVGKDLPARLAAEKVEVAFIALHGRYGEDGSVQGLLECMFIPYTGSGVLASSLGMDKVFAKQVFVAHGIPTPPYRAFKTAEEARAAVDSLPFGLPAVVKPSREGSSVGVHICKTREEYLAAVEDASKLAGTILVEQYIKGREVQGGVLDDEALGVIEVVAAREFYDYEAKYKSGGTTKYLFPAPLPPDQYERVNQVCLAAHQALGCSGGSRSDVILTPSGEVFLLEINTLPGMTETSLLPKIAAGRGIDFPALCERLLQGASLKA